The nucleotide sequence CATCGTCAATTGTTACTTGCTTATTACCAGTTGTAGTACCTGCAGGGTAAGTAATTTTTATTTTAACAGATCCGGCTTTGTTTATAGCTTTAGAAAAATCGTAAACTGTAGTATCCGCTCCTGAAGTAGCACCAATTGCTGTTGTTGTAGCAACTTCTACCCCATCTACTTGGATTGATAAAATTCTTGCACTTCCACCTGTAAAAGCTTTTCTATACTTGAAGCTAAAAGTTCCAACACCATTAGGAATAGTAAATTCTACAGAACTAGGTTCATCAGCCCTTCTTAACATAAGCCCTTTACCCGTAATTGCGTAATCACCTTCGTCACGAGAATGAGTGTATGCAACAGTAACACCAGACGTTTGCCCTGCAAAAGTACCATCTGCATAAGTGGATGTCAAAACTGTTTGTGAATTAAAGTTTTCTGATCCCTGAGCATTCACTGTCGCAGTCATAGCTACTACAGCTAATAAAGAATAAAATTTTTTCATAATATAAAAGTTTAAAATTGTTCTGTTTTGTCTGAGGCAAATATAAAATTTTAATGTTAACTATAATTTTAAAGCACTGTTTTACGTTTTAAATAATTGTTAATTCGCTGTAAAGCCTATTATAATTACATTTGCCTATCATAACTAAAGGGTGTCGAAGATAAATAAAATTTTTCTGATAATCTGTACTTTTTCTGCACTAATTTCGGTTAATGCACAGATTTTCAGTTGGAAAAACCCAAATATCCCTCAAGATTCCCTTAAAAAAGACAGCGTCCTAATTTCTAAAATCAATCAAGATTTTTTCACCAAAGACACACTTGACTTCATCAAAAAGCAGAATCGAGTGATTTATGATGAAGAAGTATTGGTAAAAAATGACAAAAAAAGGATTCTTGGAGAACTCAATTCCAAAGGCTCCATTATCAGAGGAATTACTTTTGGGAATAACCAAGGCTCATCTGTGCAGAGTTCTATGGATATGCAGATTTCGGGTAAGTTAAGTCCCGATGTTTCGATTTTGGCTTCTATTTCGGACCATAATCTTCCGGTGCAGGCAGATGGATACACACAGACTTTGCAGGAATTTGATAAGATTTATCTTCAACTGAATATTAAAAATCACAGCATAATACGCGCCGGACATCTCGATTTAAATGATGAAACGACTTATTTCGGGCGGTACCAAAGGCGAAGTATGGGATTGCAATTTCTTACCAATTGGGAAAAGAATGGTAACAAAACTTCCGTAGATGTTTCGGGAGGTGTGGCGCGAAGTGAGTTTTTCAGGATGCGTTTTCAAGGTGTTGAAGGTAATCAGGGACCTTACAGATTGACGGGAAAGAACGGCGAACTATTCATCACAATTATTTCTGGTTCAGAACAGGTTTATATTGATGGAATATTGATGAAACGTGGTGAAAATCAGGATTATATCATTAATTATAATACAGGAGAAATTACCTTCACGAGTTTCAGACCCATTTATTCTCAGAACTTCATCAACGTATCTTATAATTACACCAACCGAAATTACACCAGATTCTTAATCACAGGAAACATCAAACATCAGCGTGAAAAGTTCAAAGCTGGATTCAGTTGGTTTATGGAGAATGACAATAAAAATGCACCACTTTCTCTCAACCTTAGCGAAGAAGACCAGCAAACTTTGGTGAATGCGGGCAACAATCAAAATGCAATGTACTCGCCATCGGGTGTGGAAACGGAATACGACGTCAATAAAATTCTGTACAAAAAGATATTCGACACAGATTCTTTTCATTACGAATTTTCTACCGACCAAACTCAGGTTTTGTATCAGGTTTCATTTACTTATTTCGGTAGCGGAAAAGGGGATTATCAGTTACAACAATCTACCAACAATGGTCGCGTTTTCCAATATGTAGGAAATGGTTTGGGAGATTATATGGCGGTCAGAAAATTGCCGGCACCGGAGAAATCACAAGTTTATTCTGCTAACTTCGAGTATGCTTTGAAAGAAGGCGTCATCGGAACAGATGTCTCATTGAGCAATTATGACATCAATATATTTTCGTCCAAGGATAATGATAAAAACATCGGTTATGCAGCGAGAATCTATGCCAACAAAACGTTCCGAAAAAATACTTGGACAGGAACGCCAATGGTGGAATATCAGGTCATCCAAAAAAACTTTCACGTTTTGGACAGAATCAACAATGTTGATTTCTGGAGAGATTTCAATTTAACCAATGAGTTCAGCCAGATTACTCAAAATAGATTTATTTTCTCATTTCTGAATGACTTTAACAAAACTTCAAAGATTAATTATAAACTGAATTATCTTGAAGAAACCGACACTTACAAAGGAGTAAAAAATGACATCGATGCTGTTTGGAAAATCGGAAAATTCAACAATCTCGCCGCAGTTTCTTATCTCGACACCAAATCGACTGATCTTAACACAACTTTCATCCGTGGTGCTGTTTCTACAGAATTGGCAGGCAAAAAAGGAAGCTGGATGTTGGGCGGCTCTATGGAGCACAATGAGAAAAAATACAACGCAACACAATTGTTGGATGTGACGAGTTTCAGTTGGAAAGAAGTTTTCATTCAGAAAAAAATCGCGGATTCTGCAAGAACCAAATTATTGACCAAAATTTATCTAAGAAGTAATGATTCGGTGCAGGATAATCGTCTTCAGAAGATGAACAATATTTTGGGGTTGATGGCGGAAAGTCAAATCATCAAAACCGAAAAAACACAATTATCGACTTTGGTTCATTACAGAAAATTCTATTATGAAAATCAGACTTTAGCGAGTAATCAGAATCAGGATTTTGTGGTGGGAAATATTTTATACAATCAGCAATTGTTCAAAAACGGAATGCGGCTGCAGCTTTTCTACGAATTAGGAAATGGTCAAGAAGCGCAAAGAGAATTCCAATACATCAAAGTAACCGACGGACAAGGTGTTTATAAATGGACGGATTATAACAATGATGGCGTTCAGCAATTAGACGAGTTTGAAGTAGCGGAATATGCGGATTTGGCTCAGTACATCAGAGTTTATACCAATAGCGTGAATTATCTTGCATCAAACAAAAACAAATTACAAGTCGCTTTATTCGTAAACCCATCGGTAATCATCAGTTCTGAAAATGCTTTTTTGAAGCGATGGAATTTTAATTTGTCTTTACTTTCCCAGAATTCTTATATGAAGGGAAGCAAAGTTTTGGTTTGTAATCCTTTCGAAAAACAAGCAGATCAATTGCTGAGAACGCAGAATATATTAGCTTCCGCTTTATTCAATTCTAATGACAAATCTGGATGGAACGGAAGTTATCGATACACTGACAATGATAATTTGGTTAATGCCAATTACAGTAACGAAGCGCACGGGCAGAAATCTCATTTCCTGAATGTGGGTTATTCTTTCTCCAAGACTTTCCGCGCCGATTGGGAAAATACCCTTCAAAATGTAACGAACAGTTCTCAGGTTTATGCTTCCCGAAATTATCTCCTTCAAAACTGGGAAACCAAGCCAAAAGGAACTTACAAATTGACAGAAACTCTACAAACCGAATTATCCGGCGCGCTCCGTCAGAAAAAAAGAACCGATGGCGAGGAACTTTTGAAAACCTACGAAATCTCGGGAACTTTGCAATGGGAAAAAGCAAAAACGTCTGTAAGAGCGAATTTCTCTTTCATCAATAATGATTTCTCTGGCAACAGTTTCAGCATCGTCGGAAATCAAATGTTAGAAGGTTTGAAAGCAGGGAAGAATCAAGTCTGGACATTATATATCCAACAGGCGATAAACTCATTTATTCAGCTTAATGTAAATTACGAAGGCAGAAACTCTGGCGACAGAACCATCCATATTGGAAGTATGCAAATACGAGCAAGCTTCTAGAATAATGATTAATTGTTAATAAAAAATGGTAACAATTAATCATTAACAATTGACAATTAAATCTCGTTTCTACTCCACTCGCTCCAGCTCCCAACATAAAGATTCGGAATATCAAAGCCTGCATAATCCAAAGCCAAAAGAGAATGACAAGCCGTCACACCACTTCCACAATGGAAAATGATTTTACTTTTCTCATAGTTATCAAATAATTCAGAA is from Epilithonimonas vandammei and encodes:
- a CDS encoding T9SS type A sorting domain-containing protein encodes the protein MKKFYSLLAVVAMTATVNAQGSENFNSQTVLTSTYADGTFAGQTSGVTVAYTHSRDEGDYAITGKGLMLRRADEPSSVEFTIPNGVGTFSFKYRKAFTGGSARILSIQVDGVEVATTTAIGATSGADTTVYDFSKAINKAGSVKIKITYPAGTTTGNKQVTIDDVSWTAYVTMAVVDATKAKANLVKNTIVSNELIFGAAAKVSVYNTAGQVVKTAEVAENSRLDVSALPTGTYVVTGLVNGQAVSQKVIKK